The following coding sequences are from one Rhodobiaceae bacterium window:
- a CDS encoding nitronate monooxygenase, translating to MLKTRFTELFGVEHPIAQGGMQWVGRAELVAGVANGGGLGFITALTQPTPEDLAKEIKKCQGLTDKPFGVNLTILPALKPPPYEEYRQAIIDSGVKIVETAGNNPADHIVELKKAGVKVIHKCTAVRHALKAEKMGADAISIDGFECAGHPGEDDIPGLILIPAAADKVKIPMIASGGFGDARGLVAALALGAEGINMGTRFMATAESPIHQKVKEQIVENDERATDLIFRTLRNTARVARNDVSQEVVAIERKGNAKIEDIAHLVAGARGKVVYEEGDPNHGIWSAGMVQGLIHDVPTCGELISRIVTEAEAIIASRLGGMAGNASAQAAE from the coding sequence GTGCTCAAGACTAGATTTACGGAATTGTTCGGTGTCGAACACCCAATCGCCCAGGGCGGCATGCAGTGGGTTGGTCGCGCAGAACTCGTTGCGGGTGTCGCCAATGGCGGCGGCCTCGGCTTTATCACAGCGCTCACACAACCGACGCCTGAAGACCTCGCGAAGGAAATCAAGAAGTGTCAGGGCCTGACGGACAAGCCCTTTGGCGTGAACCTCACGATCCTGCCCGCACTAAAGCCACCTCCCTATGAAGAATATCGCCAGGCCATCATCGATAGCGGCGTGAAGATTGTAGAGACCGCCGGCAACAACCCGGCAGATCACATTGTGGAATTAAAAAAAGCCGGCGTGAAAGTCATTCACAAATGCACAGCTGTTCGCCACGCTCTCAAAGCCGAAAAGATGGGCGCTGACGCCATCTCCATTGATGGCTTCGAATGTGCAGGCCATCCAGGCGAAGACGATATTCCAGGCCTGATCCTGATTCCGGCCGCCGCAGATAAAGTGAAAATCCCGATGATTGCGTCTGGCGGTTTCGGCGACGCACGAGGCCTTGTTGCGGCGCTCGCGCTCGGTGCCGAGGGCATCAATATGGGCACGCGCTTCATGGCAACCGCTGAGTCACCGATCCATCAGAAAGTAAAAGAACAGATTGTTGAGAATGATGAACGGGCAACCGATCTCATCTTCCGCACTTTGCGCAACACAGCACGCGTGGCGCGCAATGATGTGAGCCAGGAAGTGGTAGCGATAGAACGAAAAGGCAATGCCAAGATCGAAGACATTGCCCATCTCGTCGCAGGCGCCCGCGGTAAGGTCGTCTACGAAGAAGGCGATCCGAACCACGGCATCTGGTCTGCAGGAATGGTTCAAGGCTTGATCCATGACGTACCAACATGCGGCGAACTCATCTCCCGCATCGTGACAGAAGCTGAGGCTATCATTGCAAGCCGCCTCGGCGGTATGGCCGGGAACGCCAGCGCTCAGGCTGCTGAGTGA
- a CDS encoding putative HTH-type transcriptional regulator: MVNPQTISVGWMSAAIDQLVAHGLDRNALVAELGDLPTATGLPNRQLQLILARRLWHLVADLNDDPLLGLKVGAALPLQATNIVSLVMLHSPTVTDMIRNARTYQGLVSNNGFYSARTVKVGLDTVYRAEPAAILSHPLQIDSILSVTLSLMHHAGLPDIRPEFVRVTAPDPSLQSAYETFFRCPVEMGSDEPGYVLSNTNLKREVPHADAALLAALQAHGDTLLKAQQRLDQLGFTVRTAITARGSHRVTCAEVADDLGLGVRTLQRRLAEAGTTFRRLCEEASMEEAERLLQQTDMAVTEIAHRLGYSEPSSFSRAIFNWYGMRPSALRQKTMALVSAS; this comes from the coding sequence ATGGTGAACCCTCAAACAATCTCTGTCGGGTGGATGAGTGCGGCGATTGATCAACTGGTCGCCCACGGTCTCGACCGAAATGCCCTTGTTGCAGAATTAGGCGACCTTCCCACAGCAACCGGCCTGCCGAACCGGCAATTGCAGCTGATCCTTGCGCGCCGTCTTTGGCACCTTGTGGCAGATCTCAACGATGATCCGTTGCTCGGCCTGAAAGTGGGCGCTGCACTTCCGCTGCAAGCAACCAACATCGTCTCCCTGGTGATGCTGCACAGCCCAACAGTGACGGACATGATCCGCAACGCGCGCACCTATCAGGGATTGGTGAGCAATAACGGATTCTATTCGGCCCGCACAGTCAAAGTCGGACTTGATACGGTTTACCGAGCAGAACCTGCAGCGATCCTCTCACACCCTCTTCAAATAGACTCAATTCTGTCCGTCACCCTGTCTCTTATGCATCACGCTGGCCTTCCCGACATTCGTCCAGAATTTGTTCGCGTCACGGCGCCCGATCCCTCGCTTCAATCTGCCTATGAGACCTTCTTCCGCTGTCCGGTTGAAATGGGCAGTGACGAGCCTGGCTATGTCTTGTCCAACACAAACCTCAAACGCGAGGTCCCCCACGCGGACGCCGCTTTACTGGCAGCGCTGCAAGCGCATGGGGACACGCTTCTCAAAGCACAACAGAGGCTCGATCAGCTGGGATTCACCGTCCGCACCGCGATCACCGCGCGGGGTTCCCATCGCGTGACCTGCGCTGAGGTGGCAGATGACCTGGGCCTTGGCGTGCGTACCTTGCAACGCCGCCTCGCGGAGGCAGGCACCACGTTTCGACGCCTTTGTGAGGAAGCATCCATGGAAGAAGCGGAGCGTCTTCTTCAACAGACAGACATGGCCGTCACTGAAATTGCCCACCGACTTGGATATTCAGAACCCAGCTCCTTTTCGCGTGCCATCTTCAATTGGTACGGCATGCGCCCGTCAGCCCTGCGCCAAAAAACAATGGCTCTCGTCAGCGCATCATAA
- the rdpA gene encoding (R)-phenoxypropionate/alpha-ketoglutarate-dioxygenase: MAQTQVSDFQSIRVEAKPDGFGAGITDLDISKPLPPETLQEVKDAWAAHGVIYFPDQPLTLDELEAFTLQLGEFGEDPFIKSMEGRPHVLELRREPDEKATNFGAGWHSDWSFQETPPAGTILHSEVTPPVGGDTLYADGRRAYDDLSDEMKARLEGLMAIHSAILPYGSKGLFAQETEKRTMKIISSTKAETKQLHPLVRTHPVTGRKALFVSPTYTIGIDGMDEAEAQKLLGELFVHMVQDKYVYRHKWQQNMLTLWDNRCCLHLADGGYDGHLRVMHRTTIAGDVPA, from the coding sequence ATGGCGCAAACACAGGTTTCAGATTTTCAATCGATCCGGGTAGAAGCAAAGCCAGATGGGTTTGGCGCTGGTATCACAGACCTTGATATCTCAAAGCCCCTGCCGCCGGAGACGCTGCAGGAGGTGAAAGATGCCTGGGCAGCCCACGGGGTGATCTATTTTCCTGATCAGCCCCTCACCTTGGATGAGCTGGAAGCCTTTACGCTGCAGTTAGGCGAGTTCGGTGAAGACCCGTTCATCAAGTCCATGGAAGGCCGTCCCCACGTGTTGGAGTTGCGCCGCGAGCCAGATGAAAAGGCGACAAATTTTGGCGCCGGTTGGCATTCGGATTGGAGCTTCCAGGAAACACCACCCGCAGGCACGATCCTCCATTCTGAAGTAACACCACCTGTTGGCGGCGACACGCTCTATGCAGATGGCAGGCGCGCCTATGACGATTTGTCCGACGAGATGAAAGCGCGGCTTGAGGGTCTGATGGCCATCCATAGTGCGATCCTCCCGTACGGTTCGAAGGGGCTCTTCGCCCAGGAGACCGAAAAGCGCACGATGAAAATCATTTCATCGACCAAGGCGGAAACGAAGCAGCTTCATCCCCTGGTGCGTACACACCCTGTGACAGGCCGGAAGGCACTCTTTGTCAGCCCCACCTATACAATCGGTATTGACGGAATGGACGAGGCTGAGGCACAGAAACTGCTGGGCGAGCTTTTTGTCCATATGGTTCAAGACAAATATGTCTACCGTCACAAGTGGCAACAAAACATGCTCACGCTTTGGGATAACCGGTGTTGTCTGCACCTGGCTGACGGTGGATATGACGGCCATTTGCGGGTCATGCATCGCACGACCATTGCAGGTGACGTGCCCGCATAG
- a CDS encoding putative acetyltransferase, with product MDIRPESACDEDAIYQLTRIAFEPMFFSDGSEAPLVGRLRNDEDLTISLVAEKGGEIVGHIAFSPATINGRHDGWFGLGPVSVHPDVQKQGIARALVETGLKMLEDRGATGCVLTGNPEIYSRLGFQSDGNVSYGTLNRQFIQWLVFSGPTPHGELKFAPAFGDEYPAE from the coding sequence ATGGACATACGCCCTGAAAGCGCCTGTGACGAAGATGCCATCTATCAGCTGACGCGCATTGCCTTTGAGCCTATGTTTTTCAGCGACGGTTCTGAAGCTCCCCTTGTCGGCCGGTTACGCAACGACGAAGATCTCACAATCTCCCTAGTTGCGGAGAAAGGTGGCGAAATTGTCGGGCATATCGCGTTCTCTCCCGCAACCATCAACGGGCGTCACGATGGCTGGTTTGGCCTCGGTCCCGTCTCCGTTCACCCAGATGTTCAAAAACAAGGGATTGCACGTGCCCTGGTAGAAACAGGCCTGAAAATGCTGGAAGACCGTGGGGCAACCGGCTGCGTTCTCACCGGCAACCCCGAGATTTACAGTCGACTGGGATTCCAGAGCGATGGCAATGTCAGCTACGGAACTTTAAACAGGCAATTCATTCAGTGGCTTGTCTTTTCCGGCCCTACGCCACACGGCGAGCTTAAGTTCGCACCTGCATTTGGTGACGAATACCCCGCTGAATAG
- a CDS encoding EamA-like transporter family protein, whose amino-acid sequence MPLWIPITIAAAFLQNLRSALQRQLAQNLTATSATYVRFLFGLPVAIIYLWILLVTFDVEINAPPSEFYVYSFVGGIAQIIGTVLLVALFAHRNFVVGTTYSKTETVQTALFGIFVFGEVITVGAGIGIAVSLVGVIAISMARTEATPAALITSLTERAALMGIGSGAAYGIAAVCYRAGSLSLGMDGFLVPAAITLAVVLTIQTLLMTGWLLWKDRKSLVATLQNWPASLAIGVAGALGSIGWFTAMTLQNAAYVRALGQIELVFTFAVSWFWFREQANAKEVAGVLLIIGGLVVLVLGT is encoded by the coding sequence ATGCCTTTGTGGATCCCCATCACCATTGCCGCAGCCTTTCTGCAGAATCTGCGGTCGGCTCTACAGCGACAGCTGGCACAGAACCTCACGGCCACCAGCGCCACCTATGTCCGTTTCCTATTCGGACTGCCGGTCGCAATCATCTACCTTTGGATATTGCTCGTAACATTTGATGTTGAGATCAACGCACCACCCTCGGAATTCTACGTTTATTCCTTCGTTGGCGGTATTGCGCAAATCATCGGCACGGTGTTGCTCGTGGCGCTTTTCGCACATCGCAATTTTGTGGTTGGGACGACCTATTCAAAAACAGAAACTGTGCAGACTGCCCTCTTCGGGATTTTTGTGTTTGGGGAGGTGATCACCGTTGGCGCAGGTATCGGGATCGCTGTGAGCCTGGTCGGTGTGATCGCGATATCGATGGCGCGCACAGAGGCAACTCCGGCGGCGCTGATCACCTCGCTCACCGAACGCGCTGCGCTGATGGGGATCGGGTCAGGCGCCGCCTATGGTATTGCTGCAGTCTGCTATCGCGCGGGTTCGCTGTCTCTTGGCATGGATGGGTTTCTGGTTCCTGCCGCAATCACCCTTGCGGTGGTTCTCACAATTCAAACACTGCTCATGACTGGCTGGCTTTTGTGGAAAGACAGGAAGTCCCTCGTTGCAACGCTTCAAAACTGGCCTGCCTCGCTCGCCATTGGGGTTGCAGGCGCGCTCGGCTCCATTGGCTGGTTCACCGCGATGACACTTCAGAACGCCGCCTATGTGCGGGCACTCGGACAGATTGAGTTGGTCTTCACCTTTGCCGTGTCCTGGTTCTGGTTTCGGGAGCAGGCGAACGCCAAGGAAGTCGCAGGTGTCCTGCTCATTATTGGCGGACTAGTCGTCCTTGTACTTGGAACGTAG
- a CDS encoding dephospho-CoA kinase/protein folding accessory domain-containing protein codes for MTDEPLSDAAQASLKKHAADPVVLAPHNSAWGEQFKELAEKMKAVCGDRLVTIHHIGSTSVPGLAAKPLIDMMPELRHHDDGPGLAPLLEPLGFVYFGAYGIDGRHFFRRKGGVDVNVHMFETGHIEIERHVVFRDALRSNAKLLAAYQSLKEDLASRFPNDVDSYARSKSDFIEGVLRDLGAPERPRSLEGMGGPDN; via the coding sequence ATGACAGACGAGCCTTTAAGCGATGCCGCGCAGGCATCGCTCAAAAAACATGCGGCCGACCCTGTGGTTCTTGCGCCGCATAACAGCGCATGGGGAGAGCAGTTCAAGGAACTGGCGGAAAAAATGAAGGCCGTCTGTGGCGACAGGCTTGTCACCATCCATCATATTGGCAGCACGAGCGTGCCGGGGCTCGCCGCCAAGCCGCTGATCGATATGATGCCGGAGCTTCGTCACCATGATGACGGGCCTGGCCTCGCACCGCTCCTGGAACCGCTTGGCTTTGTCTATTTCGGTGCATATGGCATCGATGGACGGCACTTTTTTCGCCGCAAAGGCGGGGTGGACGTGAATGTGCATATGTTCGAGACGGGTCACATTGAGATCGAACGCCATGTGGTCTTTCGTGATGCGCTGAGATCAAACGCAAAACTGCTGGCGGCCTACCAATCCTTGAAAGAAGATCTGGCCTCCCGCTTTCCCAATGATGTGGACAGCTATGCCCGCTCAAAAAGTGACTTCATTGAAGGTGTGCTGCGAGATCTGGGTGCGCCGGAACGTCCCCGTTCGCTAGAAGGTATGGGCGGCCCCGACAACTAA
- the estB gene encoding esterase EstB yields MNAETPFTTPEDVGLDSSKLSNISGYFGSYVDRGKLAGVSTLVARGGKIAHFETVGERDRENSLPLEKDTIFRIYSMSKPITSVALMMLHERGLFQLSHEVHRYIPSFKKLQVWDGGTFDDYRTKPCERAMTIRDLLTHTSGLTYGFMHVHPVDKIYRKSGIEGAATANGMNLEEFCDALADIPLLFSPGTQWSYSVATDVCGRLVEVLSGQPLDKFLQENIFDPLGMVDTGFMVPADKLSRFAANYEKDPKTKEVRLFDPGSEKSTYATPKPFFSGGGGLTSTMTDYWRFCQMFLNGGELDGVRVLSPKTVDYMTLNHLPGGKTMPEMDQSAFSETGSEGTGFGLGFSVIIDAAEAQAVTSEGNHSWGGAASTYFWIDPQEDLIGILMTQLMPSRAYPLRPQMQQLVYGALVD; encoded by the coding sequence ATGAACGCGGAAACACCATTTACGACGCCTGAAGATGTCGGACTCGACAGCTCCAAGCTCTCGAATATTTCTGGCTATTTTGGTTCCTATGTCGACAGGGGCAAGCTGGCAGGTGTCTCCACGCTGGTCGCACGTGGCGGCAAGATCGCCCACTTCGAAACAGTGGGCGAGCGCGACAGGGAGAATTCCCTTCCGCTGGAAAAAGACACGATCTTCCGCATCTACTCCATGTCGAAGCCCATCACTTCTGTCGCTCTGATGATGCTCCATGAGCGCGGCCTCTTTCAGCTCTCACATGAAGTGCATCGCTACATTCCCTCCTTCAAGAAACTGCAGGTCTGGGATGGCGGCACGTTTGACGATTATCGCACTAAGCCCTGCGAGCGGGCGATGACAATCCGGGACCTGCTCACGCACACGTCTGGCCTCACTTATGGCTTTATGCATGTGCATCCTGTCGACAAGATTTATCGCAAGAGCGGCATTGAAGGCGCCGCCACTGCGAACGGCATGAACCTGGAAGAATTCTGCGACGCGCTCGCGGACATTCCCCTGCTCTTCTCACCAGGCACGCAGTGGAGTTATTCCGTTGCAACCGACGTCTGCGGTCGATTAGTCGAGGTCCTATCTGGCCAGCCCCTCGACAAGTTCCTGCAGGAAAACATTTTTGATCCGCTTGGCATGGTGGACACGGGCTTCATGGTGCCCGCTGACAAGCTCTCCCGCTTCGCAGCGAACTATGAGAAGGATCCAAAGACCAAAGAAGTTCGGCTCTTTGATCCGGGCAGCGAAAAAAGCACCTATGCGACTCCAAAGCCCTTCTTCTCCGGCGGTGGTGGGCTTACGTCGACGATGACGGATTATTGGCGCTTCTGTCAGATGTTCCTGAACGGGGGCGAACTGGACGGTGTGCGTGTTCTCTCGCCCAAAACGGTCGATTACATGACCCTCAACCATCTGCCTGGCGGCAAGACCATGCCGGAGATGGACCAGTCCGCTTTCTCAGAGACGGGTTCAGAAGGTACAGGCTTTGGCCTTGGTTTCTCAGTCATCATCGATGCCGCCGAAGCGCAAGCTGTGACCTCAGAGGGCAATCACTCCTGGGGCGGGGCGGCATCCACCTATTTCTGGATTGACCCCCAAGAGGATCTGATTGGTATCCTGATGACCCAACTCATGCCGTCACGGGCCTACCCGCTGCGGCCGCAGATGCAACAGCTGGTCTATGGCGCGCTGGTCGACTAG
- the nylB gene encoding 6-aminohexanoate-dimer hydrolase, translated as MSNASLLPLPTHPDGVAWPTDGWETAEPKAGVDRERLDALVDDGFGAQNGPDMGETHALFVVQHGKIVAEHYRDDFTAASTFPSWSKAKSITQALIGILVREGKIDIHARADVPEWEDPADPRHAITLDQLLRMSSGLAFREEYTDQAPSDVIEMLWGAGKEDTGAFAASFDLEHPVDSYWSYSSGTTNIVARCAARALGATGPEFEKFMREELLDPIGMKSADPKFDDAGTFIGSSFCFATARDFAKFGTLYLRDGLWEGKRILPEGWVDYARAPTAQTPQMLIDDGPYGAHWWLERGGPGSFSANGFEGQFTIVVPDCDLVMIRHGKTDASLGPNMKAWMANVVDCFRV; from the coding sequence ATGAGCAACGCATCCCTTCTTCCCTTGCCCACACACCCTGACGGTGTTGCCTGGCCCACCGATGGTTGGGAGACAGCGGAACCAAAGGCGGGAGTGGATCGGGAAAGGCTTGATGCGCTCGTTGATGATGGTTTCGGTGCCCAAAACGGGCCTGACATGGGCGAGACTCATGCGCTGTTCGTCGTCCAACATGGAAAGATTGTCGCCGAACATTACCGGGACGACTTCACTGCCGCCTCGACCTTCCCCTCCTGGTCTAAAGCTAAAAGTATTACGCAGGCGCTGATCGGCATTCTTGTACGTGAGGGCAAGATCGACATTCATGCGCGCGCGGATGTGCCGGAGTGGGAAGACCCGGCGGATCCCCGTCACGCGATCACATTGGATCAGTTGCTGCGCATGTCGAGCGGTTTGGCATTTCGAGAAGAATATACGGACCAAGCGCCATCCGATGTGATCGAGATGCTTTGGGGTGCTGGTAAAGAAGATACGGGCGCGTTCGCCGCTTCATTCGACCTCGAACATCCCGTTGATTCCTACTGGTCTTACTCAAGTGGTACGACCAATATTGTTGCGCGCTGTGCCGCACGAGCGCTTGGCGCAACTGGGCCGGAGTTCGAGAAATTCATGCGCGAAGAATTGTTGGACCCTATTGGGATGAAGAGCGCTGACCCGAAATTTGATGACGCGGGCACATTTATCGGTTCGTCATTTTGTTTTGCTACCGCCCGCGATTTTGCAAAGTTCGGCACGCTTTATCTGCGAGATGGCCTCTGGGAGGGAAAACGCATTCTGCCAGAAGGCTGGGTCGATTATGCGCGCGCACCCACCGCCCAAACGCCGCAAATGCTGATAGATGACGGCCCCTATGGCGCTCACTGGTGGCTTGAACGGGGCGGACCTGGGAGCTTTTCCGCCAATGGTTTTGAGGGCCAATTCACTATTGTGGTCCCTGATTGCGATCTGGTGATGATACGGCACGGCAAAACAGATGCGAGCCTTGGCCCCAACATGAAAGCCTGGATGGCAAACGTGGTCGATTGTTTTCGGGTGTGA
- a CDS encoding cellulase (glycosyl hydrolase family 5) — protein sequence MALPRIGIDGSWFVDAEGRKTILRGVNLGGDCKMPYPDGGTNHPTDFSDHRTVSFIGRPFPLEEADEHFSRLAAWGFNCLRLLTTWEAVEHAGPRDYDTDYLDYYAELCRRAGEYGLYVFVDFHQDVWSRMTGGDGAPAWIFEKVGLDFTKFHESGAAHVMQYKYDYARGGRQEDNYPTMTWAQNYRLPANGIMWTLFFAGRDFAPDMIIDGQNVQDYLQDHYAGCLVEIAKRVNDLPNVIGFDTLNEPGTGFVGQRLSYQHVGKSEENPRIATPGPAWSALDGLAVARGVTRSVPQLEFSLEHMASVVTEDRQVNPNNVDCWLPGAQDPFEKAGAYRRTNEGVEPLREDFFQSVEGRKVDLEDDYMAPFFDKVAKKVRAVRDDWLIFAELDPFTGLLGGAFPEETPDRTVNASHWYDIALLSTKEFMFPTAVNPFSGKTLNGREEIEAHYRRQLSNIHNAGRTLNGGTGAPTLIGECGTPYDLAGAAAYKAWADGDRSDEPWKPHTMALEFLYNALDAMHLSSTQWNYTASNSNDLAVGDGWNQEDLSIFSRDQQDDPSDINSGGRALKGFVRPYLQACKGTPLETKFTLETGEFVSRYQPEGSGEATLFVPVLQYPGGYSLSIDGGTADYDAIAQKVTVTPEGTGEVVITITPVEED from the coding sequence GTGGCATTACCAAGAATCGGCATTGACGGGTCATGGTTCGTTGACGCGGAAGGTCGCAAAACCATTTTGCGCGGGGTCAATCTCGGCGGCGATTGCAAAATGCCTTACCCCGATGGCGGCACCAACCACCCAACAGATTTTTCCGATCACCGCACCGTGTCCTTTATCGGTCGGCCGTTCCCCTTGGAAGAAGCCGACGAACATTTCTCGCGGCTAGCAGCGTGGGGGTTTAACTGCCTGCGGTTGCTGACCACCTGGGAAGCTGTCGAGCATGCTGGTCCGCGCGACTATGACACGGATTATCTTGACTATTATGCAGAGCTCTGCCGCCGGGCAGGGGAATACGGTCTCTATGTCTTTGTGGATTTTCATCAGGATGTTTGGAGTCGGATGACAGGCGGCGACGGTGCGCCAGCCTGGATCTTCGAGAAGGTCGGCCTTGATTTCACAAAGTTCCACGAGTCAGGTGCCGCCCATGTCATGCAATACAAATATGACTATGCGCGCGGTGGCCGTCAGGAAGACAATTACCCCACCATGACCTGGGCACAGAACTATCGTCTGCCTGCCAATGGCATCATGTGGACGCTGTTCTTTGCAGGCCGCGACTTCGCGCCCGATATGATCATTGACGGTCAGAATGTGCAGGACTATCTCCAAGACCATTATGCGGGCTGTCTGGTAGAGATCGCGAAACGGGTAAATGACCTGCCCAACGTGATCGGCTTTGATACATTGAATGAACCGGGGACCGGCTTTGTTGGTCAGCGTCTGTCCTATCAACATGTTGGAAAGTCAGAAGAAAATCCCCGCATCGCAACACCTGGACCCGCCTGGTCAGCACTAGATGGTCTGGCTGTCGCCCGCGGCGTCACCCGGTCAGTCCCACAGCTCGAATTCTCGCTGGAACATATGGCCTCTGTCGTGACAGAGGACAGGCAGGTCAATCCCAATAATGTGGATTGCTGGCTTCCAGGGGCACAAGACCCGTTTGAAAAAGCAGGGGCCTATCGCAGGACGAACGAAGGTGTTGAGCCTCTCCGAGAAGATTTCTTCCAGTCGGTCGAGGGGCGCAAGGTTGACCTCGAAGATGACTACATGGCGCCATTCTTTGACAAGGTTGCGAAGAAGGTCCGGGCGGTTCGTGATGACTGGCTGATCTTTGCCGAGCTCGATCCATTCACGGGTCTGCTGGGGGGCGCTTTTCCTGAAGAGACGCCTGATCGCACGGTGAATGCCTCGCACTGGTATGACATCGCACTGCTTTCAACCAAAGAGTTTATGTTTCCGACCGCCGTCAACCCATTCTCCGGCAAGACCCTGAATGGACGCGAAGAGATCGAAGCGCATTACCGCCGCCAGCTCTCCAACATCCACAATGCTGGCCGCACATTGAATGGTGGCACAGGCGCGCCAACGCTTATCGGCGAATGTGGCACTCCCTACGACCTGGCAGGTGCAGCAGCTTACAAAGCCTGGGCAGACGGGGATCGCTCAGACGAGCCGTGGAAGCCTCACACGATGGCGCTGGAGTTTCTTTACAATGCGCTAGATGCGATGCATCTGAGCTCAACCCAGTGGAACTACACGGCATCAAATTCAAACGATCTTGCGGTAGGCGATGGATGGAACCAGGAAGACCTGTCGATCTTCAGTCGCGACCAGCAGGATGATCCGTCCGACATCAATTCTGGTGGGCGCGCGCTGAAAGGCTTCGTGCGACCCTACCTTCAGGCATGCAAGGGCACGCCGCTCGAAACAAAATTCACGTTGGAGACGGGAGAGTTCGTATCACGCTATCAGCCCGAGGGAAGCGGTGAGGCGACCTTGTTTGTGCCAGTGCTGCAATATCCTGGCGGCTACAGCCTGTCGATTGACGGTGGCACAGCCGACTATGACGCCATCGCTCAGAAAGTCACTGTGACACCTGAAGGAACAGGTGAAGTGGTCATCACTATCACACCGGTTGAAGAAGACTAG
- the pcaR gene encoding Pca regulon regulatory protein, whose amino-acid sequence MAERNIESLTRGLAVVEALNRRAYTTLADLYEDTGLPKSTLVRLLDTLISAGYARRISRSAGYCLTDRVTLLAGGFQSSDQLVEASRAHLRAVTRDHKWPLAIATLDGDAMQARYSTLSHSPFALDRIYIGRRIPLLISAMGRAYFAFSSDETRALLLATLQGTGRETDRAALDEKYIERLIDTVRSDGYAVSGPVQDDRAFGLAVPVLKDGEAQAAITMRFIRSAISPADAAQQFIPILQDTARDIAAEI is encoded by the coding sequence ATGGCAGAAAGAAATATTGAATCACTGACGCGCGGCCTCGCTGTTGTTGAGGCGCTCAACCGGCGCGCCTACACGACCCTTGCTGATCTTTATGAGGATACCGGTCTGCCAAAATCCACCCTCGTTCGCCTGCTCGATACGCTCATCTCAGCGGGTTATGCCCGCCGGATATCCAGAAGTGCAGGCTATTGCCTGACGGACCGGGTTACGCTGCTCGCCGGAGGGTTTCAAAGCTCCGATCAGCTCGTGGAGGCGTCGCGCGCTCATCTCAGAGCTGTGACACGGGACCACAAATGGCCGCTTGCCATTGCCACTCTCGACGGGGATGCCATGCAGGCGCGCTACAGCACGCTTTCCCACTCTCCCTTCGCGCTTGATCGTATCTATATTGGGCGGCGCATTCCGCTCCTCATCTCCGCCATGGGTCGGGCCTACTTCGCCTTCTCATCCGACGAAACACGGGCGCTGTTGCTTGCGACATTACAGGGGACAGGTCGTGAAACAGATCGCGCGGCACTGGACGAAAAATACATCGAACGATTAATCGACACCGTTCGCAGCGACGGTTACGCAGTATCTGGTCCGGTTCAAGACGACAGAGCCTTCGGTCTCGCGGTACCGGTGTTAAAAGACGGGGAAGCACAAGCCGCCATCACGATGCGATTTATCCGCTCCGCGATCAGTCCAGCAGATGCCGCACAACAGTTCATCCCCATATTGCAGGACACTGCCAGGGACATCGCTGCAGAGATTTGA